The following proteins are encoded in a genomic region of Lachnospiraceae bacterium KM106-2:
- a CDS encoding ribonucleotide reductase of class III (anaerobic), activating protein, which yields MNYADIKQYDVANGPGVRVSVFVSGCNHHCKNCFNEVAWDFNYGNPFNEEELDKVINYLAPSYVAGLSLLGGEPFEHTNQIGLLPLVKKAKELYPDKNIWCYTGFDFERDIMANMYEKWSETRELLSYIDVIVDGKFVEELKDLSIRFRGSSNQRIIKVKESIDSGNVVLWE from the coding sequence ATGAATTACGCAGACATAAAACAATATGATGTTGCAAATGGACCTGGAGTCAGAGTTTCTGTCTTTGTAAGTGGTTGCAACCATCATTGTAAGAATTGTTTTAATGAAGTGGCATGGGATTTTAATTATGGAAATCCTTTTAATGAGGAGGAGCTTGACAAAGTTATTAATTACCTAGCCCCTTCCTATGTCGCGGGTTTATCATTATTAGGAGGAGAGCCATTTGAGCATACGAATCAGATCGGCCTTCTTCCCCTTGTGAAAAAAGCAAAAGAGTTATATCCTGATAAAAATATCTGGTGCTATACTGGGTTTGACTTCGAACGAGATATTATGGCCAATATGTATGAAAAATGGTCAGAGACAAGAGAACTGCTATCCTATATCGATGTAATCGTAGATGGCAAGTTTGTAGAAGAACTAAAAGATCTCAGTATTCGATTCCGAGGATCTAGCAATCAGAGAATTATTAAAGTAAAAGAGTCCATCGATAGCGGAAACGTTGTCCTATGGGAATAA
- a CDS encoding aspartate aminotransferase codes for MRKFEKSTKLDNVCYDVRGPVVEEANQMIKKGIDILKLNIGNPAPFGFNAPNEIIEDMIHNLRDSQGYSDSKGIFAARKAIMQYCQLKNIPNVTIDDIYVGNGVSELISLAMQGLLNNGDEILIPSPDYPLWTAAANLAGGNPVHYICDEQNEWYPDIEDIKKKITPKTKGIVVINPNNPTGALYPKEVLQQIVDVAREHELIIFADEIYDRLVMDGLEHTAIASLAPDLFMVNFNGLSKSHRVAGFRVGWMCLSGDKSKVKGYIEGLNMLSSMRLCANVPGQHIIQTALGGLQSADDLLLPGGRIYEQREAICRLIDDIPGLSAVRPKAAFYIFPKIDAKKFNIMDDEKFVLDLLREKHVLLVHGGGFNWQEPDHFRIVYLPEVKELEKAMGKMKDFLATYKQK; via the coding sequence ATGAGAAAATTTGAAAAGTCAACAAAGTTAGATAATGTATGTTATGATGTTAGAGGTCCGGTTGTTGAAGAAGCAAATCAGATGATTAAGAAAGGAATCGATATCTTAAAATTGAATATCGGTAATCCAGCACCATTTGGTTTTAATGCGCCAAATGAAATCATTGAAGATATGATACATAATCTTCGCGATTCTCAAGGATATTCAGATTCTAAGGGTATTTTTGCAGCAAGAAAAGCGATCATGCAGTACTGCCAGCTAAAGAACATACCAAATGTAACAATTGATGATATTTATGTTGGAAATGGTGTTAGTGAATTGATCAGTCTTGCAATGCAAGGACTTTTAAATAATGGAGATGAAATCTTAATTCCTAGTCCTGATTATCCACTGTGGACAGCAGCTGCAAATCTTGCGGGAGGAAATCCAGTTCATTATATCTGTGATGAGCAAAATGAGTGGTATCCGGACATTGAAGATATTAAGAAAAAGATCACACCAAAGACAAAAGGTATTGTTGTAATTAATCCCAATAATCCAACTGGTGCTCTTTATCCAAAAGAAGTATTACAGCAGATCGTCGATGTGGCAAGAGAGCATGAATTGATCATTTTTGCAGATGAGATTTATGATCGCCTTGTTATGGACGGCTTAGAACATACAGCGATCGCATCCCTTGCGCCAGATCTATTTATGGTAAACTTCAACGGATTATCTAAATCACACCGTGTTGCTGGATTCCGTGTAGGCTGGATGTGCTTAAGCGGAGATAAATCAAAAGTAAAAGGCTATATCGAAGGCCTAAATATGTTATCGAGTATGCGTCTTTGCGCAAATGTTCCAGGACAACATATAATACAGACAGCTCTTGGTGGACTTCAAAGTGCAGATGATCTATTATTACCAGGTGGACGTATTTATGAGCAGAGAGAAGCTATTTGCAGATTGATCGATGATATCCCGGGGCTATCAGCTGTTAGACCGAAGGCAGCATTTTACATCTTCCCTAAGATTGATGCTAAGAAATTCAATATTATGGATGATGAGAAATTCGTACTCGATTTATTACGTGAGAAACATGTCTTATTAGTACATGGTGGAGGATTCAATTGGCAGGAACCAGATCACTTTAGAATCGTATATCTTCCAGAAGTAAAAGAACTTGAAAAGGCAATGGGAAAAATGAAAGATTTCCTTGCAACTTATAAACAGAAATAA
- a CDS encoding DegV family protein, whose product MNNNYVVVTDATVDLPDRIVNELDIKVIPMAFELDGKTYTHYPDERELSIESFYNKLKEGSTSTSSQIAPIIYQEFFEDILSNGQDLIYLCFTSGMSGTYQSSCMILEDLKDSYPDRKIFCVDTLSASIGEGMFVYNAALLKNEGYSIEELNDWAINHVHNARHWFTVKDLFHLKRGGRISGVEALVGTALKIRPVLSIDEEGKLTVVSKVRGSKKELEFLISKLEEEGTDLANQTVIIGHGDDLGQAQELERLIREKNLVKDIIITKIGPIIGTHTGPGMLALTFMGEKK is encoded by the coding sequence ATGAACAATAATTATGTAGTTGTTACAGATGCAACTGTCGATCTTCCAGATCGTATTGTAAATGAATTAGATATTAAAGTGATTCCGATGGCGTTTGAGCTTGATGGGAAGACATATACACACTATCCAGATGAAAGAGAATTATCCATCGAATCTTTCTACAATAAGTTAAAAGAAGGTTCAACAAGTACTTCTTCTCAAATCGCCCCAATTATATACCAGGAATTTTTCGAAGATATATTAAGTAACGGACAAGATTTAATATACTTATGTTTCACTTCTGGCATGAGCGGTACTTATCAATCATCTTGTATGATCCTTGAAGACCTAAAAGATTCATACCCAGATCGTAAGATCTTCTGTGTAGATACACTTAGTGCTTCTATTGGTGAAGGAATGTTTGTATATAATGCAGCTTTATTAAAGAATGAAGGCTATTCTATTGAAGAGCTTAATGACTGGGCTATTAACCATGTTCATAATGCTCGCCACTGGTTTACAGTAAAAGATCTCTTCCACTTAAAGCGAGGCGGAAGAATCTCAGGTGTCGAAGCTTTAGTCGGAACAGCACTTAAGATACGTCCAGTTCTTTCTATTGATGAGGAAGGAAAATTAACTGTAGTATCTAAAGTACGTGGTTCTAAAAAAGAACTTGAATTCCTTATTTCTAAATTAGAAGAAGAAGGAACTGACTTAGCTAATCAAACAGTGATCATTGGTCATGGTGACGATCTAGGTCAAGCTCAAGAATTAGAACGCTTAATTCGAGAAAAAAATCTTGTAAAAGATATTATCATCACAAAAATCGGACCGATCATTGGAACACATACCGGTCCTGGCATGCTTGCCTTAACTTTTATGGGTGAAAAGAAATAA
- a CDS encoding phosphatidylserine decarboxylase — protein sequence MSMKIKNRKGEYVGSMESQEACLRFLYKTIPGRVCLKVLTKPIVSKTVGCFMNSFLSTGMINSFVKKNDINLSEYQKCRYKSYNEFFTRKIKPERRPIVMEPDVFISPCDSKLTVYPIEENNVFFIKDSVYRLKDLVDGDPIYKEYEGGYCMIFRLTVDDYHRYCYVDNGTKEKNQFVSGELHTVNPIALGQYNIYKRNSREYTIMHTENFGDIVEIDVGAMMIGRIKNHHQEYTFRRGEEKGLFEFGGSTTVLLVKKDQIIVDEDLLTNTINDTETVVKMGEQIGIKSGK from the coding sequence ATGAGTATGAAAATCAAAAATCGAAAAGGTGAATATGTTGGTTCTATGGAATCGCAAGAAGCTTGTTTAAGATTTTTGTATAAGACAATTCCTGGTAGAGTATGTCTGAAGGTTCTTACAAAGCCGATTGTATCAAAAACTGTAGGCTGTTTTATGAATAGTTTCTTATCAACAGGAATGATCAATTCATTTGTAAAGAAGAATGATATTAACTTATCCGAATACCAGAAGTGTCGTTACAAATCTTATAATGAGTTTTTTACACGAAAGATAAAACCGGAAAGACGACCGATCGTTATGGAGCCGGATGTTTTCATCAGTCCATGTGATTCGAAGTTAACTGTTTATCCGATCGAGGAGAATAATGTATTTTTTATTAAAGATTCTGTATACCGATTAAAAGATTTAGTGGATGGAGATCCTATTTATAAGGAATACGAGGGTGGATATTGTATGATATTTCGTCTGACAGTAGATGATTATCATCGATATTGTTATGTCGATAATGGGACCAAGGAAAAGAATCAGTTTGTGAGTGGGGAACTACATACAGTTAATCCGATCGCTTTGGGACAATATAATATCTATAAAAGAAACAGTAGAGAATACACAATTATGCATACAGAGAATTTCGGCGATATTGTTGAAATCGATGTTGGTGCAATGATGATAGGACGAATTAAAAATCATCATCAAGAATATACATTTAGACGTGGAGAAGAAAAAGGCTTGTTTGAATTTGGTGGTTCAACAACAGTTCTTCTTGTGAAAAAGGACCAGATCATCGTAGATGAAGATTTACTTACTAACACAATCAATGATACAGAGACTGTGGTTAAAATGGGAGAGCAAATCGGAATTAAATCTGGTAAATAA
- a CDS encoding CDP-diacylglycerol--serine O-phosphatidyltransferase: protein MQGKLSLAMLCLMMSGFCDMFDGTVAKTRKRTRQEKNFGIQIDSLADLVCFGVLPVVIGYNLGLNTQPYHYLILVVFTLAALIRLAYFNVCEEERQATTTEPRKYYEGLPVTCDALILPALYSFRNYVPVDFTILYGIALVAIAVAFVTKFKLVKLKMRGMLGLLLVGILVFIWFIKEF from the coding sequence ATGCAAGGAAAACTTTCTTTAGCAATGCTTTGTCTCATGATGTCAGGATTCTGTGATATGTTTGATGGTACCGTAGCAAAGACACGTAAAAGAACAAGACAGGAGAAAAACTTTGGAATACAAATTGATTCCTTGGCTGACCTTGTTTGTTTTGGTGTGCTACCAGTAGTAATTGGCTATAATTTAGGGCTTAATACTCAGCCATATCATTATTTAATTCTTGTCGTATTTACGTTAGCAGCATTAATTCGTTTGGCGTATTTTAATGTATGTGAGGAAGAACGTCAAGCAACAACAACAGAGCCTAGAAAGTATTATGAGGGACTTCCAGTAACATGTGATGCACTCATTTTGCCTGCGTTATATAGTTTTAGAAATTATGTGCCAGTGGATTTTACAATTCTTTATGGTATTGCATTGGTAGCGATTGCTGTAGCTTTTGTAACGAAATTCAAATTAGTAAAGTTGAAGATGAGAGGTATGTTAGGACTATTACTAGTTGGAATTTTAGTATTTATATGGTTTATAAAGGAATTTTAA
- a CDS encoding deoxyuridine 5'-triphosphate nucleotidohydrolase, with protein sequence MARLQVNIKKLNENAVVPTYGSDYAAGADLYACMEEQVTIQPGETSFIKTGIAMEVPVGYAGLIYARSGLACKKGLAPANKVGVVDADYRGEIMVALHNHSKEAVTVEAGERIAQMVIAPFLAVDYNEVEELTDTVRGEGGFGSTGRK encoded by the coding sequence ATGGCAAGATTACAAGTGAACATTAAGAAGTTAAATGAAAATGCTGTCGTTCCTACGTATGGTTCTGATTATGCAGCTGGTGCAGATCTTTATGCATGTATGGAAGAGCAAGTAACGATTCAACCTGGAGAAACTAGTTTTATTAAGACTGGAATCGCTATGGAAGTTCCTGTTGGCTATGCTGGTTTAATCTATGCAAGAAGCGGTCTTGCATGTAAAAAAGGTTTAGCTCCTGCAAATAAAGTTGGTGTTGTAGATGCAGATTACCGTGGTGAGATCATGGTTGCACTTCATAATCATTCTAAAGAAGCAGTGACAGTAGAAGCCGGAGAAAGAATCGCACAGATGGTGATCGCACCATTTTTAGCAGTTGATTATAACGAAGTAGAAGAGTTAACGGATACTGTTCGTGGTGAAGGTGGATTCGGATCTACTGGAAGAAAATAA
- a CDS encoding carbon starvation protein A, with the protein MNGLTILIVSAVVLGGAYLIYGRYLAKKWGIDPDRKTPAYEMQDGVDYVPADTGVVFGHQFASIAGAGPINGPIQAAVFGWVPVLLWILFGGVFFGAVQDFASMYASVKNKGRSIGYIIELYIGKLGKKLFLLFTWLFSILVVAAFADIVAATFNGFSDTGAKVESNGAVATTSMLFIFFAVGLGFFLKYAKQKAWVNTVIAIALLVFAVALGLQLPMYISKGNWSIIIFIYIFIASVTPVWALLQPRDYLNSFLLLAMMLGSVVGIIVYQPAFKLNAFTGFCVNGSYLFPTLFVTIACGAVSGFHSLVSSGTASKQIKNEKNMLPVSFGAMLLESFLAVIALIAVGFLANGTQLPDGTPTVVFAQAIAAFLVKIGIHQKAAYTLITLAISAFALTSLDSVARVGRLSFQELFLDASIKDEDMSPVRKVLTNKYFATVITLGFSYALSIVGYLRIWPLFGSANQLLSALALIACAVYLKKTKRQGAMLWIPMVVMLAVTFTALIIRIVDIVTIMGTPKFILMQDGLQFVFAILLLALGVVVAFKGIEKLMEKEA; encoded by the coding sequence ATGAATGGACTAACAATACTCATTGTCTCCGCAGTTGTACTTGGCGGAGCCTACTTAATCTATGGACGTTATTTAGCAAAAAAATGGGGTATCGACCCTGACAGAAAAACTCCTGCCTATGAAATGCAGGATGGCGTCGACTACGTTCCTGCCGATACCGGCGTTGTATTCGGTCATCAATTTGCATCCATCGCAGGTGCTGGTCCTATCAATGGTCCAATTCAGGCAGCGGTATTCGGTTGGGTTCCTGTTTTACTATGGATTCTTTTTGGTGGTGTCTTCTTTGGAGCCGTACAAGATTTCGCTTCTATGTATGCATCTGTTAAGAATAAAGGACGTTCCATCGGATATATCATTGAGTTATACATAGGTAAACTTGGCAAGAAATTATTCTTACTTTTTACATGGTTATTTTCAATCCTTGTTGTTGCTGCATTTGCTGATATCGTTGCCGCAACTTTCAATGGTTTTAGCGATACAGGTGCAAAAGTAGAATCAAATGGAGCGGTTGCTACCACCTCCATGTTATTCATCTTCTTCGCCGTTGGTTTAGGATTCTTCTTAAAATATGCCAAACAAAAAGCTTGGGTAAATACCGTCATTGCAATTGCTTTATTAGTGTTTGCAGTTGCCTTAGGTTTACAGTTACCAATGTATATTTCCAAAGGTAACTGGTCCATCATCATTTTTATTTACATATTTATCGCATCCGTCACACCAGTATGGGCACTCTTACAGCCTCGTGATTACTTAAATAGTTTCTTATTACTAGCAATGATGCTTGGCTCTGTCGTTGGTATCATAGTATACCAGCCAGCATTCAAATTAAATGCATTTACAGGCTTTTGTGTTAACGGCAGTTACTTATTCCCAACATTATTTGTAACGATCGCTTGTGGTGCCGTATCTGGTTTCCACTCGTTAGTTTCATCCGGTACTGCTTCTAAACAGATCAAAAACGAAAAAAATATGCTTCCTGTCTCTTTCGGTGCTATGTTATTAGAGTCATTCTTAGCTGTTATTGCACTGATCGCAGTTGGATTCTTAGCTAATGGTACACAACTTCCTGATGGAACTCCTACTGTTGTATTTGCTCAGGCCATAGCTGCATTTCTTGTAAAAATCGGAATTCATCAAAAAGCTGCTTATACACTAATCACACTTGCAATTTCTGCATTTGCTTTAACCAGCTTAGACTCCGTTGCACGTGTCGGTCGTCTATCCTTCCAGGAATTATTCTTAGACGCATCGATCAAAGACGAAGATATGAGTCCAGTTCGCAAAGTATTAACTAATAAATATTTTGCCACAGTAATTACATTAGGATTCAGTTATGCTTTAAGTATCGTCGGTTATTTAAGAATCTGGCCTCTCTTCGGTTCTGCTAACCAATTACTATCCGCTCTTGCTTTGATCGCATGTGCGGTATACTTAAAGAAGACAAAACGTCAAGGCGCAATGCTTTGGATCCCAATGGTCGTTATGCTCGCTGTAACCTTTACAGCCTTGATCATTAGAATTGTTGATATTGTTACGATCATGGGTACTCCTAAGTTCATCCTAATGCAGGATGGTCTCCAATTTGTATTTGCAATCCTATTGCTTGCACTAGGTGTTGTAGTTGCTTTCAAGGGAATTGAAAAGCTCATGGAGAAAGAAGCTTAA
- a CDS encoding integral membrane protein has translation MKSLQQFSKKYLGSILVLIFLIGITSYIILKNHELNDLVDTISTCDIKYLLIGVGLVLCHILFESFSMQVVANALKAPFSVLRGVVYTCIDLYYSAITPSATGGQPVLAYYMNKDGIPISKSSIVLLLYTIMYKVVLLFLGICVMIFHGNFIFNNGIAVWVLFFVGVVINLCAIGVCLLSMFSEKLVYVVAKKLFYLLAKIHLVKQPEDKLVSLSKSIEEYHKGAAFILENGRVLFKMFIHTVVQRVAFFSVSYCVYRSFGLKSCGYFDILALQVVISIAVDSLPLPGAVGVTEGMFLLLYHVVYNKMTITPAMIITRGITFYFSIIFCGIVTVIYHVYTARKNSELRRELEKSDRFL, from the coding sequence ATGAAATCATTACAACAATTTTCAAAGAAATACTTAGGAAGTATTCTAGTTTTAATTTTCTTGATCGGAATAACATCGTACATAATTCTTAAAAATCATGAGTTAAATGATTTAGTTGATACAATAAGTACGTGCGATATAAAGTATTTGCTGATCGGTGTGGGGCTAGTATTATGTCATATATTATTTGAAAGTTTTAGTATGCAAGTAGTGGCAAATGCGTTGAAAGCACCATTTTCTGTTCTTCGAGGCGTTGTATATACGTGTATCGATTTATACTATAGTGCAATAACACCTTCTGCAACAGGTGGCCAGCCGGTGTTGGCATATTACATGAATAAGGATGGTATTCCAATTTCAAAAAGTAGCATTGTACTATTACTTTATACAATAATGTATAAAGTTGTTTTATTATTTTTAGGTATTTGTGTTATGATCTTTCATGGTAATTTTATTTTTAATAATGGAATTGCTGTGTGGGTTTTATTTTTTGTAGGGGTTGTCATTAATCTTTGCGCAATTGGTGTTTGTTTATTAAGTATGTTTTCTGAAAAGCTAGTTTATGTTGTGGCTAAGAAGTTATTTTACTTGCTTGCCAAGATACATCTGGTGAAGCAGCCGGAAGATAAACTTGTTTCCTTATCTAAGTCAATTGAAGAATATCATAAGGGAGCTGCTTTTATTTTAGAAAATGGCAGAGTTTTATTTAAAATGTTCATACACACAGTTGTTCAAAGGGTCGCTTTCTTCTCCGTCAGCTATTGCGTATATAGGAGCTTTGGGTTGAAAAGTTGCGGATATTTTGATATACTGGCACTTCAGGTAGTCATTTCAATCGCCGTGGATTCCCTGCCTTTACCGGGGGCCGTTGGTGTAACAGAAGGAATGTTCTTACTACTATATCATGTAGTATATAACAAGATGACAATAACACCTGCTATGATTATAACAAGAGGGATTACGTTTTATTTTAGTATTATTTTTTGTGGCATCGTAACCGTGATTTATCATGTTTACACAGCGAGAAAAAATAGTGAGTTACGAAGGGAGCTTGAAAAAAGTGATAGGTTTTTATAA
- a CDS encoding ribonucleotide reductase of class III (anaerobic), large subunit: MKVVKRDGRVVDYDRNKILVAIRKANVEVDEFEKLPENKIEAIVEGMESLKKDTMMVEDIQDMIEQKIMAEGKFALAKKYVIYRYTRELVRKSNTTDESILSLIKNSNKDVMEENSNKNAVIASTQRDLIAGEVSKDLTRRLLLPEKITKAHEDGIFHFHDADYYLQSIFNCCLINIGDMLENGTVMNAKLIESPKSFQVACTVMTQIISAVASSQYGGQSVDVKHLGKYLRKSKEKYRKHYEEKYGDKISEELLEQFVNDRLNDELKSGVQTIQYQINTLMTTNGQSPFVTLFLNLEKDDEYLEENARIVEEILRQRLEGIKNEKGVYVTPAFPKLIYVLDEHNCLKGGKYDYITKLAVQCSAKRLYPDYISAKKMRENYEGNVFSCMGCRSFLSPWKDENGEYKFEGRFNQGVVSINLPQIGIIADGDEEKFWELLEERLSLCFEALMCRHRALEGTLSDVSPIHWQYGAIARLKKGETIDKLLHDGYSTISLGYIGLYEVTKLMKGVSHTQPGGTEFALKVMNRLKSACDTWKEETGLGFGLYGTPAESLCYRFARIDQEKFGDIKDVTDKGYYTNSYHVDVREKIDAFSKFDFESQFQVISSGGAISYVEIPNMRHNIEALEEIVKYIYDHIQYAEFNTKSDYCHICGFDGEIVINDDLEWECPQCHNKDHSKMNVTRRTCGYLGENFWNVGKTKEINSRVLHI; encoded by the coding sequence ATGAAGGTTGTTAAAAGAGATGGTCGAGTTGTTGATTATGATCGTAATAAAATTTTAGTTGCAATTCGTAAAGCAAATGTTGAGGTAGATGAGTTTGAAAAACTGCCAGAAAACAAAATAGAAGCCATCGTTGAAGGGATGGAATCCTTAAAGAAAGATACCATGATGGTAGAGGACATTCAAGATATGATCGAGCAAAAGATCATGGCTGAAGGAAAGTTTGCATTAGCAAAGAAATATGTCATTTATCGTTATACAAGAGAGCTAGTTCGTAAATCCAATACGACTGATGAATCAATCTTAAGTTTGATTAAAAACAGCAATAAGGATGTTATGGAAGAGAACTCGAATAAAAATGCAGTAATTGCATCGACACAGAGAGATTTAATTGCTGGTGAGGTATCTAAGGATTTAACAAGAAGACTCCTTCTTCCAGAAAAAATTACAAAAGCCCATGAAGATGGTATCTTCCATTTCCATGATGCGGATTATTACTTACAATCTATTTTCAACTGTTGTCTTATTAATATAGGAGATATGCTTGAAAATGGAACAGTCATGAATGCGAAATTGATTGAAAGTCCAAAGAGCTTCCAGGTTGCATGTACAGTTATGACACAGATCATTTCTGCGGTTGCCAGCAGCCAGTATGGTGGACAAAGCGTTGACGTTAAGCATTTAGGAAAATATCTTCGTAAATCAAAAGAAAAATATAGAAAACATTATGAAGAGAAGTATGGCGATAAGATCAGTGAAGAATTATTAGAGCAATTTGTAAACGACCGTCTAAATGATGAGTTAAAATCAGGTGTTCAGACAATTCAATATCAGATTAATACGTTAATGACAACAAATGGACAGTCTCCATTCGTTACTCTATTCTTAAATCTTGAAAAAGATGATGAATATCTTGAAGAGAATGCAAGAATCGTTGAAGAGATTTTAAGACAGCGTCTTGAAGGAATTAAAAACGAAAAAGGTGTTTATGTTACACCTGCATTCCCTAAATTGATTTACGTTCTAGATGAACATAATTGTTTAAAGGGTGGAAAATACGATTATATTACAAAACTTGCAGTACAGTGTTCTGCAAAACGTCTCTATCCTGATTATATCTCAGCGAAAAAAATGCGTGAAAATTATGAAGGAAATGTATTCAGTTGTATGGGATGCCGTAGTTTCCTTTCTCCATGGAAAGATGAAAACGGTGAATACAAATTTGAGGGACGTTTTAATCAAGGTGTTGTCAGCATCAACCTTCCTCAGATCGGTATCATTGCAGATGGGGATGAAGAAAAGTTCTGGGAACTTTTAGAAGAAAGACTTTCCTTATGTTTTGAAGCACTTATGTGCAGACATCGTGCCTTAGAAGGAACCTTATCTGATGTAAGTCCAATTCATTGGCAATATGGTGCGATCGCAAGATTGAAAAAAGGTGAAACAATTGATAAGTTATTACATGATGGCTATTCAACAATTTCACTTGGATATATTGGTTTATATGAAGTTACAAAATTAATGAAAGGTGTTAGCCATACTCAGCCAGGCGGAACAGAATTTGCATTAAAAGTTATGAACCGCTTAAAGAGTGCCTGTGATACATGGAAAGAAGAAACAGGTCTTGGCTTTGGCCTTTATGGAACGCCTGCAGAATCTTTATGCTATCGTTTTGCAAGAATTGATCAAGAAAAATTCGGCGATATTAAAGATGTAACAGATAAAGGTTACTATACAAACTCTTATCATGTTGATGTTCGCGAAAAGATCGATGCATTTTCAAAATTCGATTTCGAAAGTCAGTTCCAAGTTATTTCTTCTGGTGGCGCAATTTCTTATGTCGAAATTCCAAATATGAGACATAATATTGAAGCGTTAGAAGAAATCGTAAAATATATTTATGATCATATTCAATATGCAGAGTTTAATACAAAGTCAGATTACTGTCATATTTGTGGATTTGATGGTGAAATCGTGATCAATGATGATTTAGAGTGGGAATGCCCTCAATGTCATAACAAGGATCATTCTAAAATGAATGTAACAAGAAGAACTTGTGGATACTTAGGAGAAAATTTCTGGAATGTTGGTAAGACAAAAGAAATTAATTCAAGAGTACTTCACATCTAG